One Nitrospirota bacterium genomic window carries:
- a CDS encoding cyclic nucleotide-binding domain-containing protein has protein sequence METEAFFGTYLVKRNLITEKDMLDALKYQSQETPSFIDMATRLSFLSMKDVYEILNYHAMSDYSFEEIAQKKGFLTAKQVEIITTEREKLRPPIGEILVLQNKIQKDVMPRELDKYHDIKSRYHDISEMLKSVKMFHDIPEHILETLAYIGEKVTCRPYDRIVAQNEEADCFYAVISGSLKVSKNSPDSPDNELFLYKITKNDVFGVSAIFESQRRMANVTCEELATLLKFEREQFLQFLKDYPKASYHILMFIIRRLLYRLYATSDELAMQQSNVHGQETDSTLNDVV, from the coding sequence TTTAGTCAAAAGAAACCTGATAACTGAGAAAGATATGCTGGATGCACTTAAGTATCAGAGTCAGGAGACCCCGTCTTTTATAGACATGGCAACGAGGCTTTCCTTTCTTAGCATGAAAGATGTGTATGAAATACTTAACTATCACGCCATGTCTGATTATTCATTTGAGGAAATTGCTCAAAAAAAAGGCTTTCTTACCGCTAAGCAGGTTGAAATAATAACCACAGAGAGGGAAAAGCTAAGGCCGCCTATCGGTGAAATCCTTGTTTTACAGAATAAGATTCAAAAGGACGTGATGCCAAGGGAACTTGACAAGTATCACGATATAAAATCCCGGTACCACGATATAAGTGAGATGTTAAAAAGTGTAAAGATGTTTCATGACATTCCTGAACATATTTTAGAAACGCTTGCTTACATTGGCGAAAAAGTCACATGCAGGCCGTATGACCGTATAGTGGCTCAGAATGAAGAGGCAGATTGCTTCTATGCAGTGATCTCAGGTTCGCTTAAGGTAAGCAAAAACTCACCTGATAGCCCTGACAATGAATTATTCCTCTACAAAATAACCAAAAATGACGTCTTTGGCGTTTCCGCAATATTTGAATCACAACGGCGCATGGCAAACGTAACCTGTGAGGAGTTGGCCACACTTCTGAAATTCGAGAGAGAGCAATTCCTTCAATTTCTGAAAGATTACCCCAAAGCCTCCTATCACATTCTTATGTTTATAATAAGGCGGTTGCTTTACCGTCTTTATGCCACATCAGACGAACTTGCCATGCAGCAGAGCAATGTGCATGGACAGGAGACAGACAGCACTTTGAATGATGTGGTGTAG